The nucleotide window CAGATTATCAAAATCATCTCCCCCTAAATGATTGTTGCCGGCTGTGGCTTTAACTTCAAATACGCCATTTCCCAATTGGAGAATAGAAACGTCAAACGTCCCTCCCCCTAAGTCAAATACTAAAATATTTTGCTCTTGATTTTGCTTATCAAGTCCGTAAGCTAAAGCGGCGGCGGTAGGTTCGTTAATAATTCTTAAAACTTCTAACCCGGCGATCGTTCCTGCGTCTTTTGTGGCTTGTCGTTGAGCGTCGGTAAAATAAGCTGGAGTTGTAATGACGGCTTCGGTGACAGGTTCTCCTAGATAAGCTTCTGCATCAGCTTTTAGCTTTTGTAAAATCATCGCAGAAATTTCTTGAGGAGTGTAGTCTCGGTCTCGAATCTGAACATTAACAGTCTCATCCCGACCTTTGATACAGTTATAGGAGACTCTTGAGCGTTCTTGTTCAGTCTCATTCCAGCGACGGCCAATAAATCGTTTAATACTATAAACAGTATTTTCAGCATTAGTCACAACTTGACGTTTAGCCAACTGACCAACTAAGCGCTGATTTCCTTTTGTAAATCCAACTATACTGGGGGTTGTGCGCCCCCCTTCTGTATTAGGGACAATAATCGGCTGACCCCCTTCGAGAACAGCAACGCAACTATTGGTCGTCCCTAGGTCTATGCCAATGACTTTTCCCATAGCGCTATAGTAATGATGATATTATGTGAGACTCAAACGAGGACAATAAGCGAGTGGATCAGTTTAAGCTTTAACGTCTCAGATGAAGACTATCTAGGCTTGTTGACTCAATCTGAGTCGGCTTTTCATAACTCGATTATTTTTTTGGGGATAAACACGAATTTGGTTGAGTGATCCGAGTTTTAACTAGACCTCTTAGGTGTTAGTTTAAATATGACTGACACCTAAGATTTGATTTCTAGACTTCTCATCATGTTCCTAGCTCTCAATTTTGGGGGGTTCTTGAAGAAATGTTAATTTCATGTCAAAGACCCGTAAGTGTTTTTTAAAAGTTTAGGAGCTAGCTTTAACCCTATCTTTAATATCGATAGATATATTGATGGAGAAGCTCAATAAGAAATCTATTATCTAGTCTACAGCACAGTTTGAGAGAAGGTCATCCCTAATGTCCCGCAAAAAGTGTCCCTCTACTAAATAACATTACTTAAGTAGTGGGTTGTTGAACATCTGATACAGATTCTGAAGTTGACTCAGTTTCGGAACTGTCAGGCTCTTTCGGGGCTGCGACTTTAACCATCGCATGACGGAGAACCTGATCGTCGAGTAAATACCCTCTAACCAATTGCTCAATGACTGTTCCTTCAGGAAAATCATTAGTAGGTTCTCTGAGCATGGCCTCATGATACATCGGATCGAAGGGTTCTCCTTCTGCCCGCATAGCTGAGACTCCTAGGCGCTTGAGACTATCGACTAAGTTTTTATAAACACCTTGATAACTTTTGTGAATTTCTCCTTCCCCTTCATTACTGGGTTTAATTTGGAGTCTGGCCCGTTCAAAGTTATCAACGACCGTTAATAATTCGCTTAGGGTTTTGCGTTTAGCCTGTTTTTCAAGCTCTTCTTTTTCCCTGAGAGTTCGTTTGCGGAAGTTATCAAACTCAGCAGCTAACCCTATATAACGTCTTTTAGCTGCATCAATTTGTTGGTTTTGCTCCTCAAGTTGGTCTTTAAGACTTTGGTTAGTTTGCAGGAGGGATTCATTCTGTTGAATTAGATTAGTTAGGAGGGGCTGTAATTGCCCTAAAATTTCCTGTCCCTCCTGAGTCGAACCGATTTGCTCGGCTAAGGTAGCAAGAAGTTTTTCGATCCCTTGAGAATCCTGGAGCAGTTCAGATTCTACAAACGTATTATCTGCTGTGGTTTCTGGGGTTTGGGGGGTTGACGATGGCTGATTCAAGTGATTATTTTGGCTTTTAGAGTTATCTTCTCTTACAGATTCAGGTGTGTTGGGGCTTTCTGCCCGATTACCTAACTGTTCTTCTAGCGGTCTGTTATCTTCACTCATAGGACTATGAATCTATGGACAAGAGATAGTGATTTTTACTCTTGAATTTAAGGTTATCGGCTTTTAAGAGAAAGCTAATCCTCTGTTACCTACTTTAACATTTTGTTGATCAGACTTAAAACTGCCGCTTTGCCGGTCTTTTTGCCTAGGCTGAAAATTTCTTTTGGTTCATATTAATTTTTTTGACTAAAAAGGGAACACTTGATAGTAGTGGAGATCACATCCTGCTTTTATGACTTATTCTACATCCGCCAAGAAAAGCCGAGCTATCGTTAAAAGTGGCCTCTCCCAACTTACTCCCATTGGTAATAAGTTGGTTCAAGCCGGTTATGTTGCCCCAGAGCAAATGCAACAAGCGTTAGTCGAAACCCGTAAATCAGGCCGCACGTTAGTCGATGTTTTACAAAACATTACGGGGCGACAGATGCCCCCTGACTTGCAGCGACAATACAAAAAACATCATTTATTTGAACTCAAAGTTCTCTACGGTGTAGATTGTGTCGATCCGGAAATTAATCAAGTCCATGAAACCGACATGGCCCGATTGGTTGATACCCTAATTCCGATCGATATTTGTCGGCGTTATAAGCTGATTCCTCTACAAAAGATAGAGACTGAACCGGTGGGCATTTTAGTCGCTATGGTCGATCCTGACAATTTGGAGGCTATGGATGATATTAACCGCATTTTACGCCCACGAAATCTGGCTTTACATCGACAGGTCATTACTCTACAAGATTATGAGCATTTACTCGAAAAATTCCATGATGCTCAGGTCATTATCGAAGAAGAAAAGCAAAAGATAGCCAAAGAAAAAGAACTCGAAAAATTAGGGAATTTAACCGATATTGTCGATAGTCTGGATCTGGGATCTGATCGAGATAGTGACGAGGATACCGCAGATGATCTCGGCGAAGATGATGCCGGTAAAGCTCCGGTCATTAATCTAGTCAATAAAATTTTGGCTAAAGCACTCCAAGAAGGAACTTCTGATATTCACGTTGAACCGCAAGAAGAGTCTTTACGGGTGCGTTTTCGTAAGGATGGGGTACTCCATCAAGCGTTTGATCCCCTCCCTCGACAAATTACTCCGGCAGTAGTCGCCCGTTTCAAGATTATGGCAGATTTGGACATTGCGGAAAGACGACTGCCTCAAGATGGTAAAATCCGCCGAATGTACCAAGGCCGAAAAGTCGATTTTCGGGTCAATACGTTACCGAGTCGCTATGGGGAAAAAGTCTGTTTACGGATCTTGGATAACTCAGCGACTCAATTAGGATTAGATAAGCTCATTACTGACCAAAAAACCTTACAAATTGTTCGGGATCTTGCTAGTCGTCCTTTTGGGTTGATTTTAGTCACTGGGCCGACGGGGTCAGGAAAATCCACCAGTTTATACTCGGTTTTGGCGGAACGGAATCACCCAGGAGTCAATATTAGTACGGCAGAAGACCCGATCGAATATTCTTTACCCGGAATTACTCAAGTTCAAGTCATTCGGGAAAAAGGAATGGATTTTTCGTCTATTCTGCGGGCGTTTATGCGTCAAGACCCTGATGTCATCCTCGTGG belongs to Gloeothece citriformis PCC 7424 and includes:
- the grpE gene encoding nucleotide exchange factor GrpE; the encoded protein is MSEDNRPLEEQLGNRAESPNTPESVREDNSKSQNNHLNQPSSTPQTPETTADNTFVESELLQDSQGIEKLLATLAEQIGSTQEGQEILGQLQPLLTNLIQQNESLLQTNQSLKDQLEEQNQQIDAAKRRYIGLAAEFDNFRKRTLREKEELEKQAKRKTLSELLTVVDNFERARLQIKPSNEGEGEIHKSYQGVYKNLVDSLKRLGVSAMRAEGEPFDPMYHEAMLREPTNDFPEGTVIEQLVRGYLLDDQVLRHAMVKVAAPKEPDSSETESTSESVSDVQQPTT
- a CDS encoding GspE/PulE family protein, encoding MTYSTSAKKSRAIVKSGLSQLTPIGNKLVQAGYVAPEQMQQALVETRKSGRTLVDVLQNITGRQMPPDLQRQYKKHHLFELKVLYGVDCVDPEINQVHETDMARLVDTLIPIDICRRYKLIPLQKIETEPVGILVAMVDPDNLEAMDDINRILRPRNLALHRQVITLQDYEHLLEKFHDAQVIIEEEKQKIAKEKELEKLGNLTDIVDSLDLGSDRDSDEDTADDLGEDDAGKAPVINLVNKILAKALQEGTSDIHVEPQEESLRVRFRKDGVLHQAFDPLPRQITPAVVARFKIMADLDIAERRLPQDGKIRRMYQGRKVDFRVNTLPSRYGEKVCLRILDNSATQLGLDKLITDQKTLQIVRDLASRPFGLILVTGPTGSGKSTSLYSVLAERNHPGVNISTAEDPIEYSLPGITQVQVIREKGMDFSSILRAFMRQDPDVILVGETRDKETAKTAIEAALTGHLVLTTLHTNDAAGAIARLDEMGVEPFMISGALLGVLAQRLMRRVCTECRVPYNPDKAELARFGLSASNNDEVTFYKAKALTLDELAQAKQQGTVCSKCGGKGYKGRVGVYEVMQNSERLQKLINEGATTDRIKDAAVEEGMTTLLAYSLNLVQEGYTTLEEVERVTFTDSGLEAELKAKRKSGLICRSCQADLVPEWLDCPYCMTPRFSE